The DNA segment TCTTGGGCGTTATGTAGTAAAACAGTACCTTTGGTTTCAGTATTGGCTATGTCAAGCGGACATGTGAAAACCGCAACTTTATGTTTTTTATCTTCGGATAACGATTTTACATGACCTTCAGGTTCACGATTGAAAACCATCCCTTTGATAACAGTGGAATTGGAGAGAGATCCACCCATGATCTTTACCACTCTGATAGAATCAACATTGAAGTAAGGGGTTCCTCCAGTTTGTTGAGAAACTGGTAAAACATGAGACACAGCTTCAGAAACAAGTTCACTCAATATATCTTCAGAACCGTATTTTTTAGAGGAAATAACTggttttatcattttcaaaagctcatttttatcatttttgtCGGTAATTTCACCAACAACCATTTCGTCTAGTTCCTTCAAGGtgaatttttttgccaTATTGTAACCTTGAATGATCTCCACGGCGGATAAGCCCATTGAGATAAGTTTTTCGGATACGTTTAATAATTCGCCAGCCAAAATCATAACTAAATTTGTACCATCTCCCATGTCGATTTTCTGCTGCTCAGTTGCCATTACGAGAACTTTCACTGCAGGATGGACAATATCTAATTCTCTCAACATAGTGGCTGCATCGTTGGTAATAATGATTTTCCCCAGATGATTAACAATGACCTTGTTTCTACCACAGGGGCCCATTGAAGTCAAACACATTTGATGCAATTCGCGAATGGCCGCAATTGACTTAATAATTTGTCCATCGGCGTTGGAATAACTGTTATAGCCTTGCTTAAACAATCCTGCATTAGGATTTTGTGGTAGTCTTAATGACATGATTGATCGATAATCTTATTGTCCTTCACGTTCTCGTTTAGCTTTACCAGCGTCTGTAGAATGAGAACATCATCCTGCCAtactcttttcttcacttttttttgccaCTAGTGGAAGAGATGAACATTTTCGAACACTTCGTTAATAATGACAAAGTAAAGATAAAATGCACTTTTATCAGTGAACCGTCCAGATGGTGAGTGTGCTCATCACTGTTACCTACTCCTCTATGGATTGAGTGAGAGGCTGGGGAACTTTGAGAAAGCTGAAGGGGTTACATTGCGGATAAAGGTAATATTTTCATGTAtacagaatatactagatgtcctcctcgaggatatagaaATCCACAAAAGGGAATCGATAGTTCTACACAATGTTGTACCTATTTACTCActtgttttatatgttgtcattcattatcctattacattatcaattgTAGCTTTTACTAATTTTgatgacagcttctcataCTTACGTCATCATttaacaccgtatatgataatacactagtagtatgactactagcTGGTGGACAAGGGttgatttttcattccaacaggACGATCATTAAACTTTGTTCCAACAAGATTGCCTTGCTAGAAAAGAACCAACACAACCCTTTATAGCTTTTTTGGATACTCCTGCTTggtaaataaaaaacatcCCGAGAGAAGGAGGGTAAAAGAATTCGCTATCAACGATCCAATGCTTTCTACcaatttgttgataaataATTTAGTGCCATCTATCGTTTGAACGATGTAGCAAAAATGTGAAGGTGAACTTTCCCAAGGTTGAAGTATAACAAAGTTAATGATATGGCCAATATAGTCATTATATTATATGCTTCAGTAGCTCAGTAGGAAGAGCGTCAGTCTCATAATCTGAAGGTCGAGAGTTCGAACCTCCCCTGGAGCAACTTTTTAGCCAAACCCATAAAATGTATCTCTATTATACTTTGATACAttaattaaagaaaagaaaaatgaagtaCCAGACTTTTgctttcaagaaatacCTCTTGTATTGATTTACTTAGTTTTATAAAAGAGAAGTTTCTATGCATGTTTTGTAGAGTTGACTACATTGGATTCACCGTTAATTAGGTCCAGTGAAAGTACGtatcttctttcttgaacattattatcCCTAGTAATAGTTATGTAAGGATCCGCATTCAGCACGCGATCCGCTATTTGTGGCAAACCAAATTCTGGTcctgcattttttttcaggtcCATAAACCTGTCAACACCGACTGGAAGCATACCCTCTGGTAAATGCCGTTGTAAATCGCAGATGTCAAATGAATTGATGTAAAAATTCACTATATCAAAATAAGCTTCATTTACTGAATTTTCATCTGTTTCAAATAATGAATATCTTTTACTTGACCAACCATTATTATCCAGTAATTCGTACGCTATTTTTAGAATGGCCAACGCGATGGAATGCTGGGGTATGACCAGGATCGTTTCTAGCTTTAAGGCGTCGTAGGCAATTATCCAAGCTAGATGGCATAATTTGTAATCAAAAGATAGTTCCCTACCAATCTTAATAACATACTCATCAACATGAACGTGATTATTCACTCTATAGTCGAAGGAACACGATTCCAGTATTCGAAGTTCTATTTGAAAtactcttttcttgaaattttccaaaatctCCGTATTGATTTTGACCACATTTCTCAACCGTAATGACAAAGTACATATCTCGttagttttcttgatcGTCTCAACTTCTTTGCAACCCAAAGTTAGGCAGCTAGTCGCCACAATGTAGCAAACTTCTGATTCGAAGCGATTAAAAAGATGAtatctttgataaaaatatactgCAGTCTCTAAAGTCTTTCGCGGAAATTTCAACTGGACACATAAATCACTTAGAAACTTGAACACAGCTAGTTTTTTCTGGTTGTAATTTCGATAATCTGATATAGTATTCTTTTGAGCTCTTTGAATTTGCCTTTTGGACAGAAAAGGTCTCGAAAGAAAGAGCTGCGTTTCGAAAGTGCTAGGCATAATACAGTAACTGTCTCTGTACTGTCCTTGCTCTCTACATACCTATATGCTTTAAAAGTAACTTTCATTGAAGTATTTGTATATAGATTTTGATCATCGCGGATTTTCGCAACGCAATATAAAAGTCGTTACCCGCCAACTGAATATCTCATTGGTTTGTACCAAGCCGTAGTATAGTAGTAAAGTGCCATCATAAAGTCTACAAATATATACAGCATGGAAGAATCAGGGTACTCCAAGTAACTAGGGAGGAGAAgctaaaaaataatgaaggATGCGAGGTTCGAACTCGCGCGGACAACCGTCCAACAGATCTTAAGTCTGCCGCCTTAGACCACTCGGCCAACCCTCCAACACGTTGAGGGAATTATATTACGGGCTCGAGTAATAGCAGGGtgtcttgacaatcctagtatatactatcttaggCAGGTAAGTTGttgtcaaaacgacttatcaacttgattcacgggatgttacttatcctatatattatataagatatggtttataccaaatagtggaagcgcggaatctcggatctaactaattgttcaggtatttatacatttgattagttcagctcAGGAAGGcagagttttaccttatgttgttggaatgaaaatcaactattcGTCTAGCgactagtagtcatactactagtacattatcatatacggtgttagaagtgttggaatgaaaatcaattatcgtctatcaactagtagtcatactactagtacattatcatatacggtgttataagatgacataagttatgagaagcggtcatcgaaataagtggaagctgaagtgcaaggattgataatgtaataggataatgactgacaacatataaaatgacaataaaagcatatacaaaattatgtagaattacgagttccagttattggattcctatatcctcgaggagaacttctagtatatctacatacctaatattattgccttgtaaaaaatggaatcccaacaatcatctcaaaattcacccactTCTcaacattatcaatccttgcacttcagcttccactaatttagatgactatttctcatcatttgcgtcatcttctaacactgtatatgataatatactagtaacgtaaatactagttagtagatgatagttgatttatattacaacaagaATGATGTGTTGTCATACTGAAGTATCTCATCTTGAGATACAACAAAGAATATCAGCATAACGGACTTATCAAAGTTCGGAAGGATCATCAGATAAACTTTAAGGCAGTTCTCctatttgttgataattagtggTTTAGTGAGTTGTAgtaattaagaataactcgttctttcttaaatatataagagaggtatataaaacacacaCACACTGATTGGTTGTGTTAAACCCAATCGTACAGACATAACTCggaacattgatgataagatttTGGTGATATCTGGTCTTCTTATATACCAAGTTCTGGTCAATTATTAGATCTTCATCTTATTATTGCAGTAatttctataattagaatatgcctactccaatttaattggtatcatcataagaatgtttgtattcatttacccaacattattagtatcatgttaaagtatgttcgtcatcaagTACTTCAATTATACGAATAAATGTATGGTAGCAATtacttattccaacagaaGAGCCACctattccaacaataacTGTTGAAGTAGGAATGACAATGCgtaaaacaaaagaacaacagatatattattgtgtAAAATTaatggttttcttttgtggATTCCaatatcctcgaggaggacatctagtatattctgtatacataataatattaccTTTATCCACAATGTAACCCCATCAGCTTTCTCAAAGTTCCCCGACCTCTCAGTTCGACTAGAGTATCTTCGCTTGTTTCGGATGTAGTTGTGGTTGCCATTTTTGGCAAATGTTAGTGTTTCGCCTGTGAAATAGTCGTTACTGTTCAACTATGATAGAAAACTGAGAGAGGCTGTTTCCATATTAACCATAAGGTACTCTACTATACACCTTTGGAATTATAAGCATAtgtcatttttatcattgtGAAATACCCCATCCCAAATAATACCACATGTGTAGAAcatactagaagttctcttCAAGATCTAAAAAATCCATGAGGGGTAATCAATAGATGTAGATAGTTATAcaatctcttcttcttctttcataaGGGTTACCTTCGTTCATTTTAAGAGTACATTATCAACCTTTGTTCTCCAGTTTCCATTTAGGTGATGAGGATCCGACTATGATTTTATTCGCTTCATAGTTTGTATCATCTTGAAATAATGTATATGATAACATCCTAGCAGATTTACTATTAGCggacgatagttgattttcatgATGATAGCAACCACAATTTTAGCGATTAGGTGCTTTGTCTCATTAAAAACGTGCTGAAACAGctcattatttttgacCTGAATGAACGACATTTTCTATTCCAGAAGGCGACTATATATGAATTTTACATGGATCCAAGTTCCAAATAAccaaaagatgaaaatactTTATTTAGAACCAATTACGCACTTCTTCTCCATACACAATTGCACCATCAATCACACGTAACCTCGTTTTATACTGGCATGGTAATGATAATTGTATAACTCAAGGAAAACCAGTTGATAATGGTATAAGTATCAGCGTTTACGAACCAACCGCTTCTACTTTGGGTCTTGAGAACTATGAAATAGAGCCTTCTGTAATATTGTTCTACAACAAATTAGAACGTTCAATTTAAAACCTTATTTTTCActtacattttttttttttttttttttctgttgctTGGAAGGAAAGCAGGGGGGACTTACCATAAGAAGGCGATTGTTAGAAAAGTGGATTCTCTTTCAGTAGTATGGAGCCTGCTGAAAAGAATAGTAGTAGAGTAGGGAAACTTTAAGGAGACTTTTGTTGTGGTTAGAACGCAAAAATCACATTTCTTCACCATCAACACTAGGGCATTAAGAAACGagtaaaaaaagtacaGCAGAAGACATCCCTCAGGTCAAAATGCCATCAGAGCCTGATACTGGTTTAGGAACTGGCCCTCACGACCACAAACGACCAGGACAACATGAGGAGCAGAATCACTTTACGGAAACACCTGACGGCAAAGCTCACGATGGTGCACCAAAAATCAAGAAGCATTACGACCAAAATAATGGAGACAAATCAAGAAGGAATAGCGCATATAGTTATTATAGTCCTCGTTCGCTTTCCATGACCAAAAGTAAAGAGAGTGTTACTCCAAATGGCATGGATGATATTAATGTTCCCAATGCAGAACATTCAAGACCCGTAGAACCGAAAATGAGAAGAGGCCCATATTTGCTCAAGAAAACATTAAGTAGTCTTTCGATGACCAGCACGAATAGTAACcacgatgataataaagaCCATGGTTATGCTTTGAATTCTTCCAAGACGCATAACTATCCTTCCGCTCATAGTCATCATGACAACCATCATGATCATCATCATGTGCAGTTTTTTCCCAATAGAAAGCAGTCATTTGCAGAAAGCTTATTCAAAAGGTTTGCAGGGTCAAACAATCACGACAGTAATAAGTCAGGAAAGGATAATAAGGTTGCGAACTTATCCCTTTCGACGTTAAATCCTGCGCCTGCCAATAGGAAACCCTCTAAAGAATCTGCATTATCTACCCACTTGGCAGATAATGTACCGAACGCTCTACGAAGGAAGGTATCCTCATTAGTTCGTGGTTCTTCTGTCCATGATATAAGTAGTAATAATCCGGATAAACAAATCAGACCAAAAGTTATTTCACAGCCAGAGAATGCATTACATTCGTCCGATGTTTCCAATAACAAACGTTCACACAGAAAAAGCTTCCTGTTAGGTTCTACATCTTCCTCAAGCAGTAGAAGGGGCTCTAACGTTAGCTCAATGACTAACAGTGACAATGCGAGTATGGCAACCTCGAGTAGCCATGCTCTCCATCATAACGTACCTAATATCTCTCCAACTACTAAAGGCAAAGAAAGCGTTAACAGCAAATCTGCTGATCACCCTGATAATAAATCTGAAAAAGTTATTTCAGGGCCTAATGACAACATTCCAGAAAACCCTATTTTTGAAGACAAACGTGAGGCCAGAACATCCACCATAGAAAAACCCATTGCATATAAACCATCTCTCTTTAGGTTAGACACAAACCTTGAGGATGTAACTGATATTACAAAGACAATACCTTCCACAGCTCTCAATTCCACAATAAACTCTACGCACGGTACTGAAACAGCCTCACCTAAGACAGTAACTATGCCAGAAGGCCCACGGAAATCAGTTTCGATGGCTGAtcttgctgttgctgctgctgcacCCAACAATGAATTTACCTCAATTACTAATGATAGATCACAATGGGTAGCACCTCAAAATTGGGATGTTGAaacgaaaaggaaaaaaccaaaatctAAAGGGAGatcaaaatcaagaagaaCCAGCATAGATGCTGATGCACTTGACCCTATGTCGCCGGCaccactttcaaaaaaagattctCGCCATCGTAAAAATCGccaccaccatcaccatcacgaccaaaaagataatgaaTCGACGATTACTGCTGATAATAGTAACTCAAGCTTTATTAATATACCGAAAGAGAACATTTCAAATGAAAGCAAGCAGGCGGTTGATTCTAAATCTGTAAACCGCTTAAGAAGTAATTTGACTATGAGTCCTCCAAGCATTCAATATGCTCCATCAAATATAAATGAGGACTACGACACATCATCGACTTCCTCATCTTTGCCGTCCTCATCAATTAGCTCAGAAGATACATCTTCTTGCAGTGAGTCCTCTTCGTACACTTATGCCTATATGGATGCTAATAGAGAGCAGGACACCAAAACACCAATCCTGAATAAAACAAAGTCATACACTAAGAAGTTCACATCCTCTTCAGTAAATATGAATTCATCAAACGGCGCTCAGAGTTCGGGATTATTACTACAGGATGAAAAGGATGATGAAGTAGAGTATGAATTGGAACACTACTATAAAGACTTCAGCGATTTGGATCCAAAGAGGCACTATGCGATCCGTATTTTCAATACTGACGACACTTTTACTACTTTGTCATGTACTCCAGCGACTACAATTGAAGAGATAATACCCGcactgaaaagaaaattcaacaTTACTACGCAAGGAAATTTTCAGATTTCCCTGAAAGTGGGAAAgttatcaaaaattttaagaCCAACTTCCAAACCTATTTTAATTGAGAGGAAacttttacttttgaaCGGATATCGAAAGTCCGACCCACTCCATATTATGGGTATTGAAGATCtaagttttgttttcaagtttcttttccatcCTGTCACGCCTTCTCATTTTACGCCCgaacaagaacaaagaataaTGAGAAGTGAGTTTGTTCACGTAGATTTGAGGAATATGGATCTAACCACTCCTcccattattttttatcagcATACATCAGAAATAGAGAGTTTAGATGTATCCAATAACGCGAACATATTCTTACCTCTGGAGTTCATAGAAAGCTCAATAAAATTACTAAGTCTAAGAATGGTGAACATCAGAGCATCTAAATTTCCCTCAAATATTACTGAGGCATATAAACTGGTATCCTTAGAATTACAGAGAAACTTCATAAGAAAAGTACCGAACTCGATTATGAAGCTAAGTAATCTAACGATATTAAACCTTCAATGTAATGAGCTTGAAAGCCTACCAGCAGGGTTTGTTGAACTAAAGAATTTGCAATTATTAGATTTATCTTCAAACAAGTTCATGCACTACCCAGAGGTCATTAACCATTGTACGAATCTTTTACAAATAGATTTATcatataataaaattcaaagtTTACCACAATCCAGTAAGAAGTTAGTGAAACTTGCAAAGATGAACCTTTCTCATAATAAACTAAATTTTATAGGCGATTTATCGGAAATGGCAAACTTGAGAACGTTGAACCTAAGATATAACAGGATATCATCAATCAAGACCAATGCATCTAACTTGcagaatctttttttaacagATAATAGAATTTCAAACTTCGAAGACACTTTGCCAAAACTAAGAGCGcttgaaattcaagaaaatccaATAACATCTATCTCTTTCAAGGATTTTTATCCTAAAAACATGACAAGTTTGACACTAAACAAGGCACAGCTGTCGAGTATTCCTGGAGAATTACTCATCAAactatcttttcttgaaaaacttgAGCTAAATCAGAATAATTTAACTAGACTACCACAGGAAATATCCAAGTTAACTAAGTTAGTTTTCCTTTCTGTGGCGAGAAATAAACTAGAGTATATTCCTCCAGAACTCTCTCAGCTCAAGAGTTTAAGGTCGTTAGATCTACATTCCAATAACATAAGAGACTTTGTCGATGGTATGGAAAATCTAGAGCTGACATCATTGAATATTTCGTCTAATGCATTCGGTAACTCTAGTTTAGAAAACTCATTTTACCATAACATGTCATACGGGTCAAAGTTGTCTAAAAGTTTGATGTTTTTTATAGCTGCAGACAATCAGTTCGACGATGCTATGTGGCCACTTTTTAACTGCTTTGTCAACTTGAAAGTGCTAAATCTTTCTTATAATAATTTTTCCGATGTATCGCACATGAAGCTTGAAAGTATCACCGAATTATATCTCTCCGGTAATAAGCTTACAACATTATCTGGGGATACAGTTTTGAAATGGAGCTCTTTGAAGACTTTAATGTTGAATAGTAACCTAATGCTTTCTCTACCTGCTGAATTATCGAATCTTTCACAACTAAGCGTGTTTGATGTTGGAGCCAATCAATTGAAGTATAACATATCGAACTATCACTATGATTGGAATTGGAGAAACaataaagaattaaaatatttgaatttctcGGGAAATCGAAGGTTCGAAATAAAATCATTTATAAGCCACGATATTGATGCTGATTTGTCTGATCTGACCGTTTTACCTCAATTAAAGGTGTTAGGTTTAATGGATGTAACGTTAAACACCACGAAGGTACCGGATGAAAACGTCAATTTCCGTTTAAGAACGACTGCATCAACAATAAATGGGATGCGCTACGGTGTTGCTGATACGTTAGGTCAGAGAGACTATGTATCATCCCGTGATGTcacttttgaaagatttcgGGGTAATGACGACGAATGCTTATTATGCCTTCATGACAGCAAAAACCAAAATGCTGATTACGGTCATAACATTTCTAGAATTGTTAGGGATATCTACGATAAAATACTAATCAGGCAACTGGAAAGATACGGAGACGATACAGACGACAATATAAAAACTGCGCTTCGTTTCAGTTTTTTGCaattaaataaagaaattaatggGATGCTAAATTCTGTAGATAATGGTGCTGATGTTGCTAATCTTTCATATGCAGATTTGTTAAGCGGTGCTTGCTCTACTGTGATATATATCAGAGGGAAACGACTTTTCGCAGCAAACCTAGGTGATTGTATGGCAATTTTATCCAAAAATAATGGTGACTACCAAACTCTAACCAAACAACATCTCCCcacaaaaagagaagaatacGAGAGGATTAGAATATCTGGAGGGTATGTCAACAATGGCAAATTAGATGGCGTTGTTGATGTATCTAGGGCAGTCggattttttgatttgcTTCCTCACATTCACGCTTCCCCTGATGTTTCTGTTGTGACTTTGACGAAGGCAGACGAGATGCTTATTGTAGCCACACATAAGTTATGGGAATTCATGGACGTGGACACAGTATGTGATATTGCCCGGGAAAATAGTACCGATCCGCTGCGTGCAGCAGCTGAGTTAAAGGACCATGCTATGGCCTATGGCTGTACAGAGAATATTACTATTTTATGCCTTGCTCTCTATGAAAACGTCCAACAACGGAATCGGTTTACCCTAAATAAAAACTCTTTGATGACTAGAAGAAGTACTTTCGAGGATACAACATTAAGAAGGCTTCAACCTGAAATATCACCCCCAACAGGTAACCTAGCAATGGTTTTTACTGATATTAAAAGCTCAACCTTTTTGTGGGAGCTGTTTCCAAATGCAATGAGGACCGCAATAAAAACACATAATGATATAATGCGTCGTCAGCTGCGAATTTACGGTGGTTACGAAGTGAAGACAGAGGGTGACGCCTTTATGGTGGCATTCCCTACACCAACCAGTGGTCTGACGTGGTGTTTAAGTGTTCAGTTGAAGCTTTTGGATGCACAGTGGCCGGAAGAAATTACCTCGGTTCAAGACGGCTGCCAGGTTATGGATAGAAACGGTAATATCATTTATCAAGGTCTATCAGTTAGAATGGGTATTCATTGGGGTTGCCCAGTCCCAGAGCTTGATTTAGTGACTCAAAGAATGGATTATTTGGGCCCAATGGTTAATAAGGCTGCAAGGGTCCAAGGCGTCGCGGATGGGGGCCAGATTGCAATGAGTAGTGATTTTTATTCTGAATTTAACAAGATAATGAAGTATCATGAGCGGGTGGTGAAAGGGAAAGAAACGCTCAAGGAAGTGTATGGTGAAGAGATCATTGGAGAGGTGCTTGAAAGGGAAATTGCGATGTTAGAAAGCATTGGTTGGGCATTTTTTGACTTTGGTGAACACAAGCTGAAGGGATTAGAAACCAAAGAACTTGTTACAATCGCATATCCTAAGGTTCTTGCTTCCAGGCACGAGTTTGCATCTGAGGATGAACAGACAAAATTAATTAACGAAACAATGCTGTTTCGCTTAAGAGTTGTTTCAAACAGAATAGAATCTATCATGTCAGCCTTAAGTGGTGGCTTCATTGAGCTGGACTCTCAGACAGAGGGAAGTTATATCAAGTTTAACCCTAAGGTGGAGAATGGTATCATGCAGTCAATTTCAGAAAAAGATGcattgttgttttttgatCATGTAATCACTAGAATCGAATCCAGCGTGGCATTACTACATTTGCGGCAGCAGCGATCTTCAGGACTGGAAATTTGCAGAAATGATAAATCATCTGCCCAAAgcaatattttcaatgttGTTGATGAACTTTTAGAAATAGCTAAAAATGTAAAGAATTCATCGACTTGAGTTTTGTTATGAATTTTATATCGCTCTGCCAATTCGTTTGAACACTCACGCGTATGAAAAGCACTCGGGCTTATTaattcatatatatataatgcAAATATAATAGGAACATAACATTTTAAAATTCAAGTGCCAAAACTCTTCTCGTTTCCTCAATGCCGCTAAATATTAAACTAGCGCTAATATAAAATACATATAATTAGCTTTCCTTCTGAAAAACCGGTAAAAAAGACAGATTTATAAAGTCTATAATGCTGAAGTTTACGCCATTTTTCATGTACGTACCCCTTCCTCTTAGGTGGCTCGATGAGATTCGCAGAACTGCTCTGGTTGCTTTTAATTCGTAAATCTCATATCTGGCTTTCCAGGTCTTTCAGTGGTATCGGTGATTGGACTAGTAGTGTGTGATCACTTTGCTGCTGGCTTGATGCCACCAGTTGGTTTTCTCCCTCGTTAGGATCAACCAAGCCCTCAAAAAAGGTGTCTTTGAGCTCTCTCCATCTTGTGGTCCATGTCCCCAAAAATATTAGTATCAAGGATGATAGAACTTGAAGGAAAAACCAGGAAAAGGAAGGAAATCTCCAAGTATAAAGAAACACCACTATAAAATTAATGGCATGTATGGTGATAGCAAAGTCCCATGCCAGTTTACTTCGACCAACAATAACtgttaagaaaaaaacacatATTAATGAATCCAAAAGCCATAAAAACGACAGTGACAGACCGTAAGCGTTCGTAAAATCAATATTCTCCCAAGAAAAGAGCCACTTTCTGATTTCAAGATCATAGCCCGCTAGTTTACCCCAGcaatagaaaagaatagtACCTGTAGTGTAATAGAAAACTTgcaaaagaataatttgAAGTCCAATCTTACTCGGAGAAAGAGAATCTTGTTTGAAGATCTGAGAAGGCTTTAACTCATTCGGTACCCGCAAGTACCTTCTTATCGAAATCATGTTACAGGAGCACTAATGCTTTTACTTTATCTGACTTATATATGAATCCTTCTCAGCCTTCCTAAATATCATCTTTACATGAAGTCACAGAACATTCGGGAAATATCGTGAACCACGAACATGATGAATGAGAAAGTGCGTGTTCGTGGCTTATCCTGCTGTATTTTAGGGGTTACTGTGAATCAAATCATACACTGTTAGTACTTAAATAATGATATGTGATTGATTTCATGATAGTGCACATCTTTTGCTATGCTTAGCAGTTGTCACAGCTTGCGAAAGAAGCAGATTAATGAAGCCGGGTTATGGCCTTACATCAATCCTTGAAAGCGAATGCACTTTCTTGTATCTGCTACTTAGTAGGGTTCATAACCGGTTTTACGAAGAGACAACA comes from the Saccharomyces mikatae IFO 1815 strain IFO1815 genome assembly, chromosome: 10 genome and includes:
- the CYR1 gene encoding adenylate cyclase (similar to Saccharomyces cerevisiae CYR1 (YJL005W); ancestral locus Anc_5.206), coding for MPSEPDTGLGTGPHDHKRPGQHEEQNHFTETPDGKAHDGAPKIKKHYDQNNGDKSRRNSAYSYYSPRSLSMTKSKESVTPNGMDDINVPNAEHSRPVEPKMRRGPYLLKKTLSSLSMTSTNSNHDDNKDHGYALNSSKTHNYPSAHSHHDNHHDHHHVQFFPNRKQSFAESLFKRFAGSNNHDSNKSGKDNKVANLSLSTLNPAPANRKPSKESALSTHLADNVPNALRRKVSSLVRGSSVHDISSNNPDKQIRPKVISQPENALHSSDVSNNKRSHRKSFLLGSTSSSSSRRGSNVSSMTNSDNASMATSSSHALHHNVPNISPTTKGKESVNSKSADHPDNKSEKVISGPNDNIPENPIFEDKREARTSTIEKPIAYKPSLFRLDTNLEDVTDITKTIPSTALNSTINSTHGTETASPKTVTMPEGPRKSVSMADLAVAAAAPNNEFTSITNDRSQWVAPQNWDVETKRKKPKSKGRSKSRRTSIDADALDPMSPAPLSKKDSRHRKNRHHHHHHDQKDNESTITADNSNSSFINIPKENISNESKQAVDSKSVNRLRSNLTMSPPSIQYAPSNINEDYDTSSTSSSLPSSSISSEDTSSCSESSSYTYAYMDANREQDTKTPILNKTKSYTKKFTSSSVNMNSSNGAQSSGLLLQDEKDDEVEYELEHYYKDFSDLDPKRHYAIRIFNTDDTFTTLSCTPATTIEEIIPALKRKFNITTQGNFQISLKVGKLSKILRPTSKPILIERKLLLLNGYRKSDPLHIMGIEDLSFVFKFLFHPVTPSHFTPEQEQRIMRSEFVHVDLRNMDLTTPPIIFYQHTSEIESLDVSNNANIFLPLEFIESSIKLLSLRMVNIRASKFPSNITEAYKLVSLELQRNFIRKVPNSIMKLSNLTILNLQCNELESLPAGFVELKNLQLLDLSSNKFMHYPEVINHCTNLLQIDLSYNKIQSLPQSSKKLVKLAKMNLSHNKLNFIGDLSEMANLRTLNLRYNRISSIKTNASNLQNLFLTDNRISNFEDTLPKLRALEIQENPITSISFKDFYPKNMTSLTLNKAQLSSIPGELLIKLSFLEKLELNQNNLTRLPQEISKLTKLVFLSVARNKLEYIPPELSQLKSLRSLDLHSNNIRDFVDGMENLELTSLNISSNAFGNSSLENSFYHNMSYGSKLSKSLMFFIAADNQFDDAMWPLFNCFVNLKVLNLSYNNFSDVSHMKLESITELYLSGNKLTTLSGDTVLKWSSLKTLMLNSNLMLSLPAELSNLSQLSVFDVGANQLKYNISNYHYDWNWRNNKELKYLNFSGNRRFEIKSFISHDIDADLSDLTVLPQLKVLGLMDVTLNTTKVPDENVNFRLRTTASTINGMRYGVADTLGQRDYVSSRDVTFERFRGNDDECLLCLHDSKNQNADYGHNISRIVRDIYDKILIRQLERYGDDTDDNIKTALRFSFLQLNKEINGMLNSVDNGADVANLSYADLLSGACSTVIYIRGKRLFAANLGDCMAILSKNNGDYQTLTKQHLPTKREEYERIRISGGYVNNGKLDGVVDVSRAVGFFDLLPHIHASPDVSVVTLTKADEMLIVATHKLWEFMDVDTVCDIARENSTDPLRAAAELKDHAMAYGCTENITILCLALYENVQQRNRFTLNKNSLMTRRSTFEDTTLRRLQPEISPPTGNLAMVFTDIKSSTFLWELFPNAMRTAIKTHNDIMRRQLRIYGGYEVKTEGDAFMVAFPTPTSGLTWCLSVQLKLLDAQWPEEITSVQDGCQVMDRNGNIIYQGLSVRMGIHWGCPVPELDLVTQRMDYLGPMVNKAARVQGVADGGQIAMSSDFYSEFNKIMKYHERVVKGKETLKEVYGEEIIGEVLEREIAMLESIGWAFFDFGEHKLKGLETKELVTIAYPKVLASRHEFASEDEQTKLINETMLFRLRVVSNRIESIMSALSGGFIELDSQTEGSYIKFNPKVENGIMQSISEKDALLFFDHVITRIESSVALLHLRQQRSSGLEICRNDKSSAQSNIFNVVDELLEIAKNVKNSST
- the CTK2 gene encoding Ctk2p (similar to Saccharomyces cerevisiae CTK2 (YJL006C); ancestral locus Anc_5.242) encodes the protein MPSTFETQLFLSRPFLSKRQIQRAQKNTISDYRNYNQKKLAVFKFLSDLCVQLKFPRKTLETAVYFYQRYHLFNRFESEVCYIVATSCLTLGCKEVETIKKTNEICTLSLRLRNVVKINTEILENFKKRVFQIELRILESCSFDYRVNNHVHVDEYVIKIGRELSFDYKLCHLAWIIAYDALKLETILVIPQHSIALAILKIAYELLDNNGWSSKRYSLFETDENSVNEAYFDIVNFYINSFDICDLQRHLPEGMLPVGVDRFMDLKKNAGPEFGLPQIADRVLNADPYITITRDNNVQERRYVLSLDLINGESNVVNSTKHA